One Peterkaempfera bronchialis DNA window includes the following coding sequences:
- a CDS encoding carbohydrate ABC transporter permease, with protein MTTTTEAPGGPVKSAAPAPAPRTGLLARVRRSYDRHWYGWAMVLPVVVVMAVLVLYPLCRGLYLSLTNANEANVAKDIGVNHVPATYHLVGLDNYWHVLSGADGDFYPRLIWTIVWTVSCGVLQFVLALALANILNRRMRFRLFYRMALILPWAVPGFIGIFAWRLMLNTQFGVLNEILTHLGLPAQDWLGTPLNQKIAVILVNVWLGVPFQMVALLGGMQSIPAELHEAAEMDGASPWQRFRNITLPGLRPVSSTVILISSIWTFNMFAVIYLLIGQNTTGETDILVTFAFNKAFTGISDYSGASTYGIIILLILLVFSTLYRRRELKAEQS; from the coding sequence ATGACCACCACGACCGAAGCCCCCGGCGGACCGGTCAAGTCCGCCGCCCCCGCCCCCGCTCCCCGGACCGGCCTGCTGGCCAGGGTCCGGCGTTCGTACGACCGCCACTGGTACGGCTGGGCGATGGTCCTGCCGGTGGTCGTCGTGATGGCGGTGCTGGTCCTCTACCCGCTCTGCCGCGGCCTCTACCTGTCGCTGACCAACGCCAACGAGGCCAATGTCGCCAAGGACATCGGCGTCAACCATGTGCCCGCGACCTACCATCTGGTCGGCCTGGACAACTACTGGCACGTCCTCTCCGGCGCGGACGGCGACTTCTACCCCCGCCTCATCTGGACCATCGTCTGGACGGTCTCCTGCGGCGTCCTCCAGTTCGTCCTGGCGCTGGCGCTGGCCAACATCCTCAACCGCCGGATGCGCTTCCGGCTCTTCTACCGGATGGCGCTCATCCTGCCGTGGGCGGTCCCCGGCTTCATCGGCATCTTCGCCTGGCGGCTGATGCTCAACACCCAGTTCGGCGTGCTCAACGAGATCCTGACCCACCTCGGACTGCCGGCCCAGGACTGGCTCGGCACCCCGCTCAACCAGAAGATCGCGGTCATCCTGGTCAATGTCTGGCTGGGCGTCCCCTTCCAGATGGTGGCGCTGCTCGGCGGCATGCAGTCCATCCCCGCCGAACTGCACGAGGCGGCCGAGATGGACGGCGCCTCGCCCTGGCAGCGGTTCCGCAACATCACCCTGCCCGGCCTGCGCCCGGTGAGCAGCACGGTCATCCTGATCAGCAGCATCTGGACGTTCAACATGTTCGCCGTCATCTACCTGCTGATCGGCCAGAACACCACCGGTGAGACCGACATCCTGGTCACCTTCGCCTTCAACAAGGCGTTCACCGGCATCTCCGACTACTCGGGCGCCTCCACCTACGGAAT